A window of Methanobacterium formicicum DSM 3637 contains these coding sequences:
- a CDS encoding CPBP family intramembrane glutamic endopeptidase, which produces MQIKNKTSDGTNSVSKNHIVNWKMYIILLVASILGSLAVLPYTLTLQGSILQNLPVPLYVLVISQLIQAVILFAITIFIGLYLAKKVGLGLPILEGWLEGREVKSYLKSILGLSIGLGLVAGIIITVLDYLFSVAGVAISVTQTSINPPVWMGFLASFYGGINEELLLRLFLMTLIVWILFKVKKTSEGKPTRIGMWLAIILAAIFFGAGHLPAVMTLTTLTPLVIIRTIVLNSVAGIICGWLYWKKGLESAMISHFSADIVLHVIVPLMVLI; this is translated from the coding sequence ATGCAAATTAAAAATAAAACCTCAGATGGAACAAATTCTGTATCCAAAAATCATATTGTTAACTGGAAAATGTATATCATTTTACTGGTTGCAAGTATTTTAGGGTCCTTGGCAGTGCTGCCTTACACTCTAACACTTCAAGGAAGCATACTGCAAAATTTACCCGTGCCATTATATGTCTTGGTGATTTCTCAGCTCATTCAGGCAGTGATACTCTTTGCCATAACCATCTTTATCGGCCTTTACCTGGCTAAAAAAGTTGGATTGGGACTTCCTATTCTGGAGGGGTGGCTTGAAGGTAGGGAAGTTAAAAGTTACTTAAAATCAATACTGGGATTGTCAATTGGACTGGGATTAGTCGCAGGAATAATCATAACTGTTTTAGATTATCTGTTTTCGGTTGCAGGAGTGGCAATTAGTGTAACTCAAACTTCCATTAATCCACCAGTATGGATGGGATTTTTAGCATCTTTCTACGGTGGAATAAATGAAGAACTCCTGTTAAGATTGTTTTTAATGACACTTATTGTGTGGATACTCTTTAAGGTGAAAAAAACCAGTGAAGGGAAACCAACCAGGATAGGTATGTGGTTAGCTATTATTTTAGCAGCAATATTTTTTGGTGCAGGACACTTACCAGCAGTAATGACTCTAACCACCCTCACACCACTGGTTATAATCCGTACTATCGTTTTAAACTCAGTGGCGGGAATAATATGCGGGTGGCTTTACTGGAAGAAAGGTTT